The proteins below come from a single Geobacillus thermoleovorans genomic window:
- a CDS encoding YjcZ family sporulation protein produces the protein MSSFALIVVLFVLLIIVGCSCMGLGGY, from the coding sequence ATGAGCTCTTTTGCCTTAATTGTTGTCCTATTCGTCTTGCTTATCATTGTAGGATGTTCGTGTATGGGACTAGGCGGTTATTAA
- the recJ gene encoding single-stranded-DNA-specific exonuclease RecJ gives MDWVPFDTPLEKHPNKALITYMARQFDIEPVLMHYLFIHGINNFEKVSRFLFPSIDDFHDPFLMNDMKKAIIRIIKALIQKEKILIYGDYDVDGMTATAILYKALKKFKADVHYRLPLRSEGYGLSPKAMEKVQEDTTLIITVDNGSSAHPAMEVAKRRGMDVIVTDHHEVLGPHPDCYAFINPKRHDNTYPFPHLAGAGVALKVVQALFMAGKIPWDKHVYEFIEFATLGTIADLMPLKGENRIICKLGLQKMNYTPIPVLKKLFEMLRIKYVDSSTISFQIGPIFNSSGRIGDPNQAVDILVNPLCAKADLYSLITLNKKRQQMTKEQFQRIEEQIIQNQWYKQNVIVVCDDFHSGIIGLIAAKIANKFKKPAIVISLTGAGSARSVNSTDFSIINVIKKCSHFLTKYGGHRAAAGFSMPLDFDHIHAFKEAIQLAALDEPPLNPKLKYISTIPLHQFPMHIFDDLSALEPFGISFPKPLFYCSPLAVKQIQAFGKNKEHLKLTTNDKEAIAFFKGAMANELQQQSLAEFLYTPNCPMKKDFLIHDLRFIE, from the coding sequence ATGGATTGGGTACCGTTTGATACACCACTAGAAAAACATCCAAATAAAGCTTTGATCACCTATATGGCAAGACAGTTTGATATCGAACCTGTACTGATGCACTACTTGTTTATTCACGGCATCAACAATTTCGAAAAAGTATCACGATTCTTATTTCCATCCATCGATGATTTTCATGATCCATTTCTCATGAATGACATGAAAAAAGCGATTATACGCATTATTAAAGCTTTGATACAAAAAGAAAAAATTCTGATTTATGGTGATTATGATGTAGATGGAATGACAGCAACGGCTATCCTGTATAAGGCTTTAAAGAAATTTAAAGCAGATGTCCATTATCGATTGCCGCTTCGCAGCGAAGGTTACGGTTTATCACCGAAAGCAATGGAAAAAGTTCAGGAAGACACCACTTTAATTATTACAGTAGACAATGGATCAAGCGCCCACCCTGCCATGGAAGTGGCAAAAAGAAGAGGCATGGATGTCATTGTTACGGATCATCACGAAGTTTTAGGTCCGCATCCCGATTGTTATGCGTTTATTAATCCAAAGCGTCATGACAACACTTATCCTTTCCCGCATCTGGCAGGTGCGGGAGTCGCTTTAAAAGTCGTACAGGCACTATTTATGGCAGGAAAAATTCCTTGGGATAAACATGTTTACGAATTTATTGAGTTTGCCACGTTAGGTACGATTGCGGATCTAATGCCTCTTAAAGGAGAAAATCGTATTATTTGCAAACTTGGATTGCAGAAAATGAATTATACACCAATCCCTGTATTAAAAAAACTCTTTGAGATGTTACGAATTAAATATGTCGATAGTTCCACCATTAGCTTTCAAATTGGACCGATTTTTAACTCGTCGGGACGAATTGGTGATCCAAACCAAGCTGTCGATATCCTAGTCAACCCTTTATGTGCAAAAGCCGATCTTTATTCATTAATTACTTTAAATAAAAAGCGGCAACAAATGACAAAAGAACAATTCCAACGTATTGAGGAACAAATTATTCAAAACCAATGGTACAAACAAAATGTTATTGTTGTTTGCGATGATTTTCACAGCGGAATTATTGGTCTCATTGCCGCAAAAATAGCAAATAAATTCAAAAAGCCAGCGATTGTGATTTCCTTGACAGGAGCCGGTTCTGCCAGAAGTGTAAATAGTACAGATTTTTCTATCATTAATGTGATTAAGAAATGCTCACATTTCCTAACCAAATACGGTGGTCACCGAGCCGCTGCTGGTTTTTCGATGCCACTCGATTTCGACCATATCCATGCTTTTAAAGAAGCGATTCAACTAGCAGCCTTAGACGAACCGCCACTAAATCCAAAATTAAAATATATTAGTACAATTCCCTTACATCAGTTCCCTATGCATATTTTTGATGACTTAAGCGCTTTAGAACCGTTCGGAATATCATTTCCAAAGCCGTTATTTTACTGCTCACCGTTGGCAGTCAAACAAATTCAAGCATTCGGGAAAAACAAGGAACATTTAAAATTAACAACAAATGATAAAGAAGCAATCGCCTTCTTTAAAGGGGCAATGGCAAACGAACTCCAACAACAATCGTTAGCTGAATTTCTTTACACTCCTAACTGTCCGATGAAAAAAGATTTTTTAATTCATGATCTTCGTTTCATCGAATAA